The Mytilus galloprovincialis chromosome 2, xbMytGall1.hap1.1, whole genome shotgun sequence genome has a window encoding:
- the LOC143062291 gene encoding uncharacterized protein LOC143062291: MKPLQVVLVLSLLVVVYSAGYSSYGGGGGYGGGRGRGYGGGGYGGGHGGGYGGKGYGGGYGGGRSSGGLGSLLAGLGRGIGRSRGSYGGGGYGSSYGGKGYGGGYGGGYGGGGRRGGGYGGGYGGGRGGYGGGGYGGHGGGYGGGGYGGGRRSGYGGGGYGGGRGVYGGGRGGYGGKGYSSYGK, from the coding sequence ATGAAGCCTCTTCAAGTTGTATTAGTTCTGTCCTTGTTAGTGGTCGTATATTCTGCTGGATATAGTTCTTATGGTGGCGGCGGCGGTTATGGTGGCGGCCGTGGCAGAGGATATGGCGGTGGGGGTTATGGTGGCGGTCATGGCGGAGGATATGGTGGTAAAGGTTATGGTGGCGGTTATGGCGGTGGCCGATCAAGCGGTGGATTAGGAAGCCTGCTCGCCGGTTTGGGTAGAGGTATTGGTCGTAGTAGAGGATCATACGGAGGAGGAGGTTATGGAAGCAGCTATGGTGGAAAAGGATACGGAGGAGGTTATGGCGGAGGTTATGGTGGTGGCGGACGTCGTGGAGGTGGATACGGCGGAGGATACGGTGGTGGGCGTGGTGGATATGGCGGCGGAGGTTATGGCGGACACGGTGGTGGATATGGCGGCGGAGGGTACGGCGGAGGGCGAAGAAGTGGATATGGCGGCGGAGGTTATGGCGGAGGACGTGGAGTATATGGCGGAGGACGAGGAGGTTATGGCGGAAAAGGATACTCAAGTTATGGAAAATAG
- the LOC143063832 gene encoding uncharacterized protein LOC143063832 — protein sequence MDKAPLNAGKSKMHDLPPDKALLYWIPSGLVAIGMLITLLCSFWKFHKRKLFMRQLQQEYMEVNLAIKRPRIGAIRCNTHGARWEDLMASLSSSNFPNIGPYFRHINQVKTLNPCATLYEEKEDSPDRHLPDKYKHGVYEHEIKTGINAYYEQTGYIETETKHREKKKKKKRSRFNVYGATYHNKDSSNSIEIATASSPRRLPVIENHLWTDYKRSSPPSNERNIPSIYYARSFIHSNDNEVFSPPHKVERTESKRSVKQSKHSKREKPKQEERVFWVLAADIQQSAV from the exons GTAAGATGCACGACCTTCCGCCAGATAAGGCCCTTTTATATTGGATACCGTCCGGTTTAGTTGCCATTGGTATGCTTATAACTCTCCTTTGCTCATTCTGGAAATTTCATAAAAGAAAATTGTTCATGCGACAGCTACAACAAGAGTACATGGAAGTAAACCTAGCAATTAAAAGACCTAGAATTGGTGCTATACGATGCAATACACATGGTGCAAGATGGGAAGATTTAATGGCGTCATTAAGTTCTTCCAATTTTCCAAATATTGGGCCTTATTTTAGACATATCAACCAAGTAAAAACATTAAACCCGTGTG CTACATTATATGAAGAGAAGGAGGACTCACCAGACAGACACTTGCCAGATAAATATAAACATGGAGTATATGAGCACGAAATTAAAACTGGCATTAATGCATATTATGAACAAACTGGTTATATcgaaacagaaacaaaacatagagagaaaaagaagaagaaaaagcgATCAAGATTTAATGTATATGGAGCCACATATCACAACAAAGACTCTAGTAATAGCATTGAAATTGCTACCGCTTCGTCGCCAAGACGACTTCCGGTGATAGAAAATCATTTATGGACAGATTATAAGAGAAGCAGTCCACCGTCCAACGAACGAAATATACCGTCCATTTATTATGCTCGTAGCTTTATTCATAGTAACGATAATGAAGTATTTTCCCCTCCACATA AAGTAGAACGAACAGAGTCTAAACGTTCAGTTAAAcaatcaaaacattcaaaaagaGAGAAGCCAAAGCAGGAAGAACGAGTTTTCTGGGTTTTGGCAGCTGATATACAACAGTCGGCCGTGTAA